In one Sphingobium indicum B90A genomic region, the following are encoded:
- a CDS encoding FAD-dependent oxidoreductase, which yields MKQSAERSRLSRRAFIQAGGAGLAVSTLGAAASAPAVAAVGRQWTQIADIVVVGSGAAASVAALAAAKDGAKVLMLEKAPVYGGTSAKSGGAFWVPNNFRLKERGIEDPKASLLAYCAAYSYPHLFDSNSPTLGLGEDVYKLLEAFYDNASPMTDMLREIKAAEIGRFHVLPDGQGTDLPDYGVLDGNNKVPRGRCLGPIKPDGSPGFGAELMRQIKARIDAYGIPLLTSHQVVRLVTDGDGAVLGVEALNDGKEVSFGARKGVIFATGGFTYNREMLNLHQTGPVYGGCGVPTNTGDFVSIAGAVGAKLGNMGSAWRAEIVLEEALEYVSVPSDVWIPPGDSMFIVNRYGNRVFNEKRNYHDRARVHQHYDPNGSVAKIGGSQR from the coding sequence TTGAAGCAATCGGCAGAGCGATCGCGGTTATCTCGCCGCGCTTTCATCCAGGCCGGCGGCGCGGGGCTGGCGGTTTCCACCCTGGGTGCTGCGGCATCTGCTCCGGCTGTTGCCGCGGTGGGCCGGCAGTGGACCCAAATCGCGGATATAGTCGTGGTCGGCAGCGGCGCGGCCGCCTCGGTTGCCGCACTTGCGGCTGCCAAGGACGGCGCGAAGGTCCTCATGCTGGAAAAAGCGCCGGTATATGGCGGTACGTCCGCGAAATCCGGTGGGGCTTTCTGGGTGCCCAATAATTTCAGGCTGAAGGAGCGGGGGATCGAGGATCCAAAGGCTTCGCTCCTGGCTTATTGCGCTGCCTATTCATATCCGCATCTTTTCGACAGCAATTCACCGACGCTCGGCCTGGGTGAGGATGTCTACAAACTGCTTGAGGCGTTTTACGACAACGCGTCGCCGATGACGGACATGTTGCGGGAAATCAAGGCAGCCGAGATAGGCCGCTTTCATGTCCTTCCCGACGGCCAGGGAACCGATCTGCCTGACTATGGCGTGCTCGACGGCAACAATAAGGTGCCTCGCGGACGGTGCCTCGGACCCATCAAGCCTGATGGGTCGCCAGGATTCGGCGCGGAGTTGATGCGCCAGATCAAGGCGCGCATCGACGCTTATGGCATTCCCCTGCTCACCAGCCACCAGGTTGTCCGCCTGGTTACCGACGGGGATGGCGCGGTGCTCGGCGTCGAGGCGCTGAACGACGGGAAGGAGGTTTCCTTTGGCGCGCGCAAAGGCGTGATCTTCGCAACGGGCGGATTCACCTATAATCGCGAAATGCTCAATCTCCATCAGACTGGGCCGGTCTATGGCGGTTGCGGGGTGCCGACTAATACTGGCGACTTTGTATCAATTGCCGGGGCTGTCGGCGCAAAGCTCGGCAATATGGGAAGCGCCTGGCGCGCCGAGATCGTGCTGGAAGAGGCGCTGGAATATGTAAGCGTGCCAAGCGACGTATGGATTCCGCCGGGCGACAGCATGTTCATTGTCAATCGCTATGGGAATCGTGTCTTCAACGAGAAGCGCAATTACCATGACCGTGCGCGCGTACATCAACATTATGATCCCAACGGCTCTGTTGCAAAGATTGGCGGCAGTCAGAGGTAG
- a CDS encoding IS6-like element IS6100 family transposase, which yields MTDFKWRHFQGDVILWAVRWYCRYPISYRDLEEMLAERGISVDHTTIYRWVQCYAPEMEKRLRWFWRRGFDPSWRLDETYVKVRGKWTYLYRAVDKRGDTIDFYLSPTRSAKAAKRFLGKALRGLKHWEKPATLNTDKAPSYGAAITELKREGKLDRETAHRQVKYLNNVIEADHGKLKILIKPVRGFKSIPTAYATIKGFEVMRALRKGQARPWCLQPGIRGEVRLVERAFGIGPSALTEAMGMLNHHFAAAA from the coding sequence ATGACGGATTTCAAGTGGCGCCATTTCCAGGGTGATGTGATCCTGTGGGCGGTGCGCTGGTATTGTCGCTATCCGATCAGCTATCGCGACCTTGAGGAAATGCTGGCGGAACGCGGCATTTCGGTCGACCATACGACGATCTATCGCTGGGTCCAGTGCTACGCCCCGGAGATGGAGAAGCGGCTGCGCTGGTTCTGGCGGCGTGGCTTTGATCCGAGCTGGCGCCTGGATGAAACCTACGTCAAGGTGCGGGGCAAGTGGACCTACCTGTACCGGGCAGTCGACAAGCGGGGCGACACGATCGATTTCTACCTGTCGCCGACCCGCAGCGCCAAGGCAGCGAAGCGGTTCCTGGGCAAGGCCCTGCGAGGCCTGAAGCACTGGGAAAAGCCTGCCACGCTCAATACCGACAAAGCGCCGAGCTATGGTGCAGCGATCACCGAATTGAAGCGCGAAGGAAAGCTGGACCGGGAGACGGCCCACCGGCAGGTGAAGTATCTCAATAACGTGATCGAGGCCGATCACGGAAAGCTCAAGATACTGATCAAGCCGGTGCGCGGTTTCAAATCGATCCCCACGGCCTATGCCACGATCAAGGGATTCGAAGTCATGCGAGCCCTGCGCAAAGGACAGGCTCGCCCCTGGTGCCTGCAGCCCGGCATCAGGGGCGAGGTGCGCCTTGTGGAGAGAGCTTTTGGCATTGGGCCCTCGGCGCTGACGGAGGCCATGGGCATGCTCAACCACCATTTCGCAGCAGCCGCCTGA
- a CDS encoding TonB-dependent receptor domain-containing protein, whose amino-acid sequence MQQSPDLNGVHASGEVEYGNYDSRKVKGMLNLPLTQSLGARFAGIYVNRDGYTKNLHDGARLDGRDIYAVRASLRWEPSSSTTIDLLGYYFHEKDNRLRIQKQKCLRDPTGVLGCLPGRLGNDYTNNNATFGGTLTSREYLTMQGGPGIGALALGSLYGPDSNLGNSLIADPRTVNTDFHPTFFSDEIQAQLRIEHDFGPVTLKVSGQYQRTRTAASQDYNLSVNNAALFLPGLSTLQAYGNGVAGPSLAQFGRVAAALIPNGPAGPYCTSIVEPSATGAFGGHSLCSATPQDFDRTSLFGRAFTGEAIVASKFDGPFNFLVGGIYSDYRNHNADYNVNAFNIDYAAGVLGVLTSLGQQGGQAAAGQPVTYPTVFLASPYVRNNSQLFQLKSYGLFGEAYFEPNDRLKLTAGLRYNHDDKSNRARNTIISFPVPYGTANAFDSPFFAAYDADAGRPGIQPVQQRDATFGEFTGRAVIDFQVTPRNLLYASYSRGYKSGGINPPLLPIFNISDSFEPEFVNALEVGSKNSFLGGSLRLNASAFYYQYKGLQLSRIVSRTSVNDNVDADIYGIELEAIARPIPALTVNINASYLHTKVSSDRYITNPRDPSGGRSDAVIVKDISNGSNCTVVPNTAGNSAASNNFVNFVNGEINAGRVVNSSTGRPLFRPGAGLQGTTPFPADSGLNGATGAYSICSALASYVASAGAGPSGVSVLTDGVPVNLRGNRLPQAPDFKVSAGAQYVVDMGTGGSTLVPRVDVILTGGSYGSVFNGNANRIPSYVIVNAQLQLNGRDDRWFVRAFVQNLTDSNAITGLYVSDQPSGLFTNIFTLEPRRYGIAAGVNF is encoded by the coding sequence TTGCAACAGAGCCCCGATCTGAACGGCGTGCACGCTTCGGGCGAGGTGGAATATGGCAATTATGATTCCAGGAAGGTGAAGGGCATGCTGAACCTGCCCTTGACGCAGAGCCTGGGCGCGCGCTTCGCCGGAATATACGTCAATCGCGACGGCTATACGAAGAACCTCCATGACGGCGCCAGGCTGGACGGGCGCGACATCTACGCCGTCCGCGCCTCCCTTCGCTGGGAACCGTCCAGTTCCACGACGATCGACCTCCTGGGCTATTATTTCCATGAAAAGGACAATCGCCTTCGCATCCAGAAGCAGAAATGCCTGCGCGATCCCACGGGCGTGCTCGGCTGCCTTCCCGGCCGGCTGGGCAATGACTATACCAACAACAATGCGACGTTCGGCGGCACGCTGACGTCCCGCGAATATCTGACGATGCAGGGCGGTCCGGGCATCGGCGCGCTTGCCCTGGGCAGCCTCTATGGTCCCGACTCCAATCTTGGAAATTCGCTCATCGCCGACCCCAGGACCGTCAACACCGACTTCCATCCCACCTTCTTTTCCGATGAGATCCAGGCGCAATTGCGGATCGAACATGATTTCGGGCCGGTCACCCTGAAGGTGTCGGGCCAGTATCAGCGCACGCGCACCGCCGCGTCGCAGGATTATAATCTGAGCGTCAACAACGCCGCGCTGTTCCTTCCCGGCCTTTCGACCCTGCAAGCCTATGGCAACGGCGTCGCAGGCCCCTCGCTCGCGCAATTCGGACGGGTTGCTGCCGCGCTGATCCCCAACGGCCCGGCCGGCCCCTATTGCACGTCGATCGTCGAACCGAGCGCCACGGGCGCATTCGGGGGCCACAGCCTATGCTCCGCGACGCCCCAGGATTTCGACCGCACCAGCCTGTTCGGCCGGGCCTTCACCGGCGAGGCGATCGTCGCCAGCAAGTTCGACGGGCCGTTCAACTTCCTGGTCGGCGGCATATACAGCGATTATCGCAACCACAATGCCGACTACAACGTCAACGCGTTCAATATCGATTATGCGGCAGGCGTGCTCGGCGTGCTGACGTCGCTCGGCCAACAGGGAGGGCAGGCCGCCGCGGGCCAGCCCGTCACCTATCCCACCGTGTTCCTCGCCTCCCCCTATGTCCGCAACAATTCCCAGCTATTCCAGCTCAAATCCTACGGCCTGTTCGGCGAAGCCTATTTCGAGCCGAACGACCGGCTGAAGCTGACGGCGGGGCTGAGATATAATCATGACGACAAGTCCAATCGCGCGCGCAATACCATCATCTCCTTCCCCGTGCCCTACGGCACGGCAAACGCGTTCGATTCCCCCTTCTTCGCCGCCTATGACGCCGATGCCGGGCGGCCGGGCATCCAGCCCGTGCAGCAGCGCGACGCGACTTTCGGCGAGTTCACCGGCCGGGCCGTGATCGATTTCCAGGTCACGCCGAGGAACCTGCTCTACGCCTCCTATTCGCGCGGCTACAAGTCGGGCGGCATCAACCCGCCGCTGCTGCCGATCTTCAACATCTCCGACAGTTTCGAGCCTGAATTCGTGAACGCGCTGGAGGTCGGATCGAAGAACAGCTTTCTCGGCGGCAGCCTGCGGCTCAATGCATCCGCCTTCTACTATCAGTACAAGGGACTCCAGCTCAGCCGCATCGTCAGTCGCACCAGCGTGAACGACAATGTCGACGCGGACATCTACGGCATCGAGCTTGAAGCGATCGCCCGGCCCATCCCGGCGCTGACGGTCAACATCAACGCCAGCTACCTTCATACCAAGGTATCGTCGGACAGATACATCACCAATCCGCGAGACCCGTCGGGCGGCCGCAGCGACGCCGTCATCGTCAAGGACATCTCGAACGGTTCCAACTGCACGGTCGTCCCCAACACCGCCGGCAATTCCGCCGCGTCAAACAATTTCGTCAATTTCGTGAATGGGGAGATCAACGCGGGCCGGGTCGTCAACTCCTCGACCGGGCGTCCCTTGTTCCGGCCGGGCGCCGGCCTGCAAGGGACCACCCCCTTCCCGGCCGACAGCGGGCTGAACGGCGCGACGGGGGCCTACAGCATTTGTTCGGCCTTGGCCTCCTACGTCGCCAGCGCGGGCGCGGGGCCAAGCGGAGTCTCCGTCCTCACCGACGGCGTTCCGGTGAACCTGCGCGGCAACCGCCTGCCGCAGGCGCCCGACTTCAAGGTTTCGGCGGGCGCGCAATATGTCGTCGACATGGGAACGGGCGGGTCCACCCTCGTGCCCCGCGTCGACGTCATCCTCACCGGCGGCAGCTATGGATCGGTGTTCAACGGAAACGCCAATCGCATACCCAGCTATGTGATCGTCAACGCGCAGTTGCAGCTCAACGGCCGCGACGACCGCTGGTTCGTGCGCGCCTTCGTGCAGAACCTGACCGACAGCAATGCGATCACCGGCCTCTACGTATCCGACCAGCCTTCGGGCCTCTTCACCAACATCTTCACGCTCGAACCGCGACGCTATGGGATCGCCGCCGGAGTGAATTTCTAA
- a CDS encoding MBL fold metallo-hydrolase, producing MPRNPYYAGPPSDHFDGLRFFNPGQASTDRGLGDLLRWRLGKRAAPWPGSVPVTPTRPAPSSQTLVVTMVGHATVLIQAAGCNILTDPVWSDRASPVAFAGPRRVTAPGVAFEDLPRIDAVLVSHCHYDHLDLGTLARLHARDRPLMVMPLGNDAIVRAHIPDARLATGDWWDAITLAPGIATTLTPAVHWSNRSLADRRMALWSGHFLATPVGTVWFAGDTGFGDGAIFARIAHLGSPDLALLPIGAYAPRWFMAAQHVDPAEAVRIFQIVGARRALGIHWGTFRLTDEPRDEPVLRLGEALAAAGVDPARFVAARPGEVFTDSQGSVDEFERSGIGQLRTSVFRHPGLDPGSRFSCKTAPRPRQRDPGSSPG from the coding sequence ATGCCGCGCAATCCCTATTATGCCGGGCCGCCGAGCGATCATTTCGATGGCCTGCGCTTTTTCAATCCCGGCCAGGCGTCCACCGATCGCGGTCTGGGCGACCTGCTGCGCTGGCGGTTGGGCAAGCGGGCGGCGCCCTGGCCGGGCTCCGTTCCCGTCACCCCCACGCGCCCGGCGCCGTCCAGCCAGACGCTGGTGGTGACGATGGTCGGGCATGCTACGGTGCTCATCCAGGCAGCCGGCTGCAACATATTGACCGATCCGGTCTGGTCCGACCGCGCCAGCCCCGTCGCCTTTGCCGGCCCCAGGCGCGTCACCGCGCCGGGCGTCGCCTTCGAGGACCTGCCCCGGATCGACGCTGTGCTGGTCAGCCATTGCCATTACGACCATCTCGACCTCGGGACGCTTGCGCGGCTGCATGCCCGCGACCGGCCGCTCATGGTCATGCCGCTTGGCAATGACGCCATAGTGCGCGCCCATATTCCCGATGCCAGGCTGGCGACCGGCGATTGGTGGGATGCGATCACGCTCGCGCCAGGCATCGCCACCACCCTCACGCCGGCGGTCCATTGGAGCAATCGGTCGCTGGCGGACCGGCGCATGGCGCTCTGGTCGGGCCATTTCCTCGCGACGCCGGTCGGCACCGTCTGGTTCGCGGGCGACACCGGCTTCGGCGACGGCGCGATCTTCGCCCGGATCGCGCATCTGGGATCGCCTGATCTTGCTCTCCTTCCCATCGGCGCCTATGCGCCGCGCTGGTTCATGGCTGCCCAGCATGTCGACCCCGCCGAAGCGGTGCGCATTTTCCAGATCGTCGGCGCGCGGCGGGCGCTTGGCATCCATTGGGGCACATTCCGCCTCACCGACGAGCCGCGCGATGAGCCGGTGCTTCGCCTTGGCGAGGCGTTGGCCGCGGCGGGCGTCGACCCCGCCCGCTTCGTCGCCGCCAGGCCGGGCGAGGTTTTCACCGATTCCCAAGGCAGCGTGGACGAATTCGAAAGGTCGGGAATTGGCCAGTTGCGAACATCAGTTTTCCGTCACCCCGGACTTGATCCGGGGTCTCGCTTTTCTTGTAAAACGGCGCCTCGACCAAGGCAGCGGGACCCCGGGTCAAGCCCGGGGTGA
- a CDS encoding TetR/AcrR family transcriptional regulator, with product MPAEPNAAPAYHHGDLRRVLVDAATAIVAEEQNWEFSLREVARRAGVSHNAPYRHFPGKLDLLGAIAIKGFVDLRAAMLAAAQQSEGIEEALIAIGAAYVAFGLDNPARYRLMFGTALAASRAALPYPVGEAAAGSHAVLLSVIAQGIAEGVFDAPPDDEEAAAIVALAAWANVHGLVLLLLDGLSVVPPVPSLAERVGRILLGGIKRR from the coding sequence ATGCCAGCCGAGCCGAACGCCGCCCCTGCCTATCATCATGGCGATCTGAGACGCGTGCTCGTCGACGCCGCGACCGCGATCGTCGCGGAGGAGCAGAATTGGGAATTTTCCTTGCGGGAGGTCGCTCGCCGGGCAGGGGTGAGCCACAACGCGCCTTATCGCCATTTCCCCGGAAAGCTGGACCTGCTGGGCGCAATCGCGATAAAGGGCTTCGTCGACCTGCGCGCCGCGATGTTGGCCGCGGCCCAGCAGTCCGAAGGCATCGAGGAGGCCCTGATCGCGATCGGCGCGGCCTATGTCGCCTTCGGGCTCGACAATCCGGCGCGCTATCGCCTCATGTTCGGCACGGCGCTCGCCGCATCGCGCGCCGCCCTTCCCTATCCGGTCGGCGAAGCTGCCGCAGGCTCGCATGCGGTCCTCCTCTCGGTCATCGCGCAGGGCATTGCGGAGGGCGTGTTCGATGCGCCGCCCGACGATGAGGAGGCGGCCGCCATAGTCGCGCTCGCCGCCTGGGCGAATGTCCACGGCCTGGTCTTGCTCCTGCTCGACGGGCTGTCGGTGGTGCCGCCCGTCCCTTCCCTGGCGGAGCGGGTCGGGCGGATACTCCTCGGCGGCATCAAGCGGCGTTAG
- a CDS encoding type 1 glutamine amidotransferase domain-containing protein → MAHIFFPLPSRDFDPTEVGVTWRVLTAAGHGVSFATPDGKAGAADPIMITGRGLDPWSPIPLIGRITVIGRMLRANKDARRAYAEMIASPAFRSPRSWDELSVDGHDAIVLGGGHRARGMREYLESPVLQKLVADFFAADKPVAAICHGVLLAARSKRADGRSVLHGRKTTALSWRHERTASAFAHVGRFWDRNYYRTYPEEDGQPKGYMSVEQEVIRHLADPGDFIDVRPEDPHFRRKTSGLVRDSFMDHSPALVVEDGNYVSARWPGDTHCFASTFARLLARSPAEEDSRRARVA, encoded by the coding sequence ATGGCCCATATTTTCTTTCCCCTGCCCTCGCGCGATTTCGATCCGACCGAGGTCGGCGTCACATGGCGCGTGCTGACCGCCGCGGGGCACGGCGTGAGCTTCGCCACGCCCGACGGCAAGGCCGGCGCCGCCGACCCGATCATGATCACGGGGCGCGGGCTGGATCCATGGAGTCCGATCCCGCTGATCGGGCGGATCACGGTGATCGGCCGGATGCTGCGCGCCAACAAGGATGCCCGCCGCGCCTATGCCGAGATGATCGCCAGCCCCGCCTTCCGGTCGCCCCGCAGCTGGGACGAGCTTTCGGTGGACGGCCATGACGCGATCGTGCTGGGCGGCGGCCATCGGGCGCGCGGGATGCGCGAATATCTGGAAAGCCCGGTCCTGCAAAAGCTGGTGGCCGACTTCTTCGCCGCCGACAAGCCCGTGGCGGCGATCTGCCATGGCGTGCTGCTCGCGGCGCGCAGCAAGCGGGCGGACGGGCGCTCGGTTCTCCACGGCCGCAAGACGACGGCGCTGAGTTGGAGGCATGAACGGACCGCGAGCGCATTCGCGCATGTCGGCCGCTTCTGGGACCGCAACTATTACCGCACCTATCCGGAGGAGGATGGACAGCCAAAGGGCTATATGTCGGTCGAGCAGGAGGTCATCCGCCACCTTGCCGATCCTGGCGATTTCATCGATGTGCGACCCGAGGATCCGCATTTCCGTCGCAAGACATCCGGACTGGTCCGCGACAGCTTCATGGACCACAGCCCGGCGCTGGTGGTAGAGGACGGCAATTATGTGTCGGCGCGATGGCCCGGCGATACGCATTGTTTCGCCAGCACATTTGCCCGGCTCCTGGCCCGCAGCCCGGCGGAAGAGGATTCGCGCCGGGCGCGGGTCGCCTGA
- a CDS encoding subclass B3 metallo-beta-lactamase SIE-1, with the protein MIATMTIAASLAISPAAAATGPEPEAMAAMDRAGGARASDDPLTRPMAVERAKEWLAPLPPERVFGNSYLVGFAGLSVALIDTGAGLVLIDGALPQAAPMILSNVRKLGFDPRDIKFILSTEPHYDHAGGIAALARDTGATVVASRRGAEGLRAGAHAKDDPQFDYGGAWPAVSRLRVMKDGEVLRIGRASITAHATPGHTMGSMTWSWNACEGKRCKAIVFASSLNPVSADRYRFTAPSSAPIVKGFEASYRRMGALKCDILISAHPDNAGAGRYGSGSGACRSYAERSRRLLAKRLAEERRETSK; encoded by the coding sequence ATGATCGCAACGATGACAATCGCCGCGTCGCTGGCCATCAGCCCGGCGGCGGCAGCGACAGGGCCGGAGCCGGAAGCCATGGCGGCCATGGACCGGGCGGGCGGCGCCCGCGCCTCCGATGACCCTCTGACCCGGCCGATGGCGGTCGAAAGAGCCAAGGAATGGCTTGCGCCCCTGCCGCCCGAAAGGGTTTTCGGCAACAGCTATCTGGTCGGCTTCGCGGGTCTCAGCGTCGCCTTGATCGACACGGGTGCGGGCCTGGTGCTGATCGACGGCGCGCTTCCGCAGGCGGCGCCGATGATCCTCAGCAATGTTCGCAAGCTGGGCTTCGACCCCAGAGACATCAAATTTATTCTGAGTACCGAGCCGCATTATGATCATGCTGGCGGGATCGCCGCCCTGGCGCGCGACACCGGCGCCACCGTGGTGGCCAGCCGGCGCGGCGCGGAGGGCCTGCGGGCAGGCGCGCATGCGAAGGACGATCCGCAATTCGACTATGGCGGCGCCTGGCCGGCGGTGTCGCGGCTGCGCGTCATGAAGGACGGAGAGGTTCTGAGGATCGGCCGCGCATCCATCACCGCGCATGCGACGCCGGGCCACACGATGGGCAGCATGACATGGAGCTGGAACGCCTGCGAGGGCAAGAGGTGCAAGGCGATCGTCTTCGCCTCCAGCCTCAATCCGGTGTCGGCCGACCGTTACCGTTTCACCGCGCCTTCCAGCGCGCCGATCGTCAAGGGCTTCGAAGCCAGCTACAGGCGCATGGGCGCTTTGAAGTGCGACATTTTGATCTCCGCGCATCCCGACAATGCGGGCGCGGGGCGGTATGGCAGTGGATCCGGGGCCTGCCGGTCCTATGCGGAACGTTCGCGCCGCCTGCTCGCGAAGCGGTTGGCCGAGGAGCGGCGAGAGACGTCGAAATAG
- a CDS encoding LysR family transcriptional regulator — MDRAQLPLNALRAFEAAARHLNFTRAAIELCVSQGAVSHHVAQLERRLGVRLFHRLPRGLSLTDEGRALVPVLAEAFDRVGATLDQYAGGRFREVLKVGVVGTFATGWLLPRLDAFARAHPAIDLRISTNNNRVDLAGEALDFAIRYGDGAWHGTQAEPLIEAPMTPLCAPAMAARLRSPADVLHERLLRSYRPDEWALWFEAADIPVPLFRGPVFDSSALMVSAAMAGFGVALAPPAMFIRELASELLAQPFPIMIDAGRYWLTRLMSRPETHAMRRFREWLDGEVTAPIASWPYVREQGGGANFP, encoded by the coding sequence ATGGACCGCGCCCAACTTCCCCTGAACGCCCTGCGCGCCTTCGAAGCGGCGGCGCGTCACCTCAATTTCACCCGCGCCGCGATCGAGCTTTGCGTCAGCCAGGGGGCCGTCAGCCATCATGTCGCGCAGCTTGAACGCCGGCTCGGCGTGCGCCTCTTCCACCGCCTGCCGCGAGGACTCTCGCTTACCGACGAGGGGCGCGCGCTCGTCCCCGTGCTGGCCGAAGCGTTCGACCGGGTGGGCGCGACGCTGGACCAATATGCCGGCGGCCGATTTCGGGAGGTGCTGAAGGTCGGCGTCGTCGGCACGTTCGCGACCGGCTGGCTGTTGCCGCGGCTGGACGCCTTCGCCCGCGCCCACCCCGCCATCGACCTGCGCATTTCGACGAACAACAACCGCGTGGACCTGGCAGGGGAAGCGCTGGATTTCGCGATCCGTTACGGCGACGGCGCATGGCACGGCACCCAGGCCGAACCCTTGATCGAAGCGCCAATGACGCCGCTGTGCGCTCCGGCCATGGCGGCGCGGCTGAGGTCGCCCGCCGACGTCCTGCACGAACGGCTGCTGCGTTCGTACCGGCCGGATGAATGGGCGCTCTGGTTCGAGGCGGCGGACATCCCCGTCCCGCTTTTCCGCGGACCCGTTTTCGACAGTTCGGCGCTGATGGTGTCCGCCGCCATGGCCGGTTTCGGCGTCGCGCTCGCGCCTCCCGCGATGTTCATCCGCGAACTTGCATCGGAACTGCTGGCGCAGCCTTTCCCGATCATGATCGACGCGGGCCGCTATTGGCTCACCCGGCTGATGTCGCGACCCGAAACCCACGCCATGCGGCGCTTTCGCGAATGGCTTGACGGAGAGGTCACGGCCCCGATCGCGTCATGGCCCTATGTCCGCGAGCAGGGTGGCGGCGCCAATTTCCCATAG
- a CDS encoding flavin reductase family protein, with protein MTLAIEPATFRRILGHYPTGVCAITAMPPDGRPAAMIVGSFTSVSLDPALVAFFPDKASSSWPRIAEAGRFCVNVLGDDQEALCRTLASKDPDKFVGVAHRPSALGSPVLDGAIAWIDCTIYAVHDAGDHHLVLGSVHALDVHHPGAPLLFHRGTYGKLAPPPCSRT; from the coding sequence ATGACGCTCGCCATCGAACCCGCGACCTTTCGCCGCATATTGGGCCATTATCCGACCGGCGTCTGCGCCATCACGGCGATGCCCCCGGACGGCAGGCCCGCCGCCATGATCGTGGGATCCTTCACATCGGTGTCGCTCGACCCGGCGCTGGTGGCGTTCTTTCCCGACAAGGCCTCTTCAAGTTGGCCCAGGATCGCGGAGGCGGGACGTTTCTGCGTCAATGTCCTGGGCGATGATCAGGAGGCCCTGTGCCGCACCCTCGCATCGAAGGATCCGGACAAGTTCGTCGGCGTGGCGCATCGTCCCTCGGCGCTCGGTTCCCCGGTGCTCGACGGCGCCATCGCCTGGATCGACTGCACCATATATGCGGTGCACGACGCGGGGGACCATCATCTCGTGCTCGGCAGCGTGCATGCGCTGGACGTGCATCATCCGGGCGCGCCCCTGTTGTTCCACAGGGGCACCTATGGGAAATTGGCGCCGCCACCCTGCTCGCGGACATAG
- a CDS encoding EthD domain-containing protein, with the protein MFKLLVSMRRKPGMSLDEFIRYYEEKHAPLARRILPPIGVYRRNYIRADDPLLASVGDGRASAASADFDVITEAIYPTRAHAEAGIQAFFDADIMQVIRADEDEFVEAGSVKMYVVEVHQSAIP; encoded by the coding sequence ATGTTCAAGCTGTTGGTATCGATGAGGAGAAAGCCGGGAATGTCGCTGGATGAATTCATCCGCTATTATGAAGAAAAGCATGCGCCCTTGGCAAGGCGGATACTTCCCCCGATCGGCGTGTATCGGCGTAACTACATCCGGGCGGATGATCCGCTGCTGGCGTCGGTGGGCGATGGTCGTGCAAGCGCGGCAAGTGCCGATTTCGACGTCATAACCGAAGCCATCTACCCGACGCGCGCGCACGCCGAGGCGGGAATCCAGGCGTTCTTCGATGCAGACATCATGCAGGTCATTCGCGCCGACGAGGACGAGTTCGTAGAAGCCGGCAGCGTCAAGATGTATGTGGTCGAGGTTCATCAATCCGCGATCCCATAG
- a CDS encoding SDR family NAD(P)-dependent oxidoreductase codes for MSEGVEPASNGRLGGTVAIVTGAASGMGAAIARKFVAAGASVVLADRNPAGERLAAELGAAARFQLLDVASESQWDDACSAALAAFGKLTALVNCAGIFIPLPMLETDREQFARSVDVNQLGVFLGMKAAAPLIADAGGGSIVNISSGVALRGIAGMFAYSASKWAVRGMTRCAALELAKHGIRVNGIYPGAIDTPMIQLNPAGFNDAIVATMPLARMGTPDEIADAVTFLTSAEAAYITGAELPVDGGGAI; via the coding sequence ATGAGCGAGGGGGTGGAACCTGCGTCGAACGGGCGGCTCGGCGGCACGGTGGCGATCGTCACCGGCGCCGCGAGCGGCATGGGCGCGGCCATAGCCCGGAAATTCGTCGCGGCCGGCGCATCGGTCGTCCTTGCCGACCGCAATCCCGCCGGCGAGCGGCTGGCGGCGGAACTGGGAGCGGCGGCAAGGTTCCAGCTTCTGGACGTTGCCAGCGAAAGCCAGTGGGACGATGCCTGTTCGGCGGCGCTGGCGGCTTTCGGCAAGCTGACGGCATTGGTGAATTGCGCGGGCATTTTCATTCCGCTGCCCATGCTCGAAACGGACCGGGAGCAGTTCGCGAGAAGCGTCGACGTCAATCAACTGGGCGTCTTCCTGGGGATGAAGGCGGCCGCGCCCTTGATCGCCGATGCGGGGGGCGGTTCGATCGTGAACATATCGTCCGGCGTCGCGCTGCGCGGAATAGCCGGCATGTTCGCCTATTCGGCATCGAAATGGGCGGTCCGGGGCATGACCAGATGCGCGGCCCTGGAACTGGCGAAGCATGGCATTCGCGTGAACGGCATCTATCCGGGGGCCATCGACACGCCCATGATCCAACTGAATCCCGCCGGCTTCAACGACGCGATCGTGGCGACCATGCCCTTGGCCAGGATGGGGACGCCCGATGAGATTGCGGACGCCGTGACATTCCTGACGTCGGCGGAGGCCGCCTACATCACGGGCGCGGAACTGCCCGTCGACGGCGGCGGAGCGATCTGA